A single window of Aythya fuligula isolate bAytFul2 chromosome Z, bAytFul2.pri, whole genome shotgun sequence DNA harbors:
- the LOC116501210 gene encoding granzyme A-like translates to MGAFFTLSTSAAVILLVIPGGLCVEIIGGDKVKPHSRPFMALIIKEETEVICGGALIKPNWVLTAAHCPLEKSKDEVVLGAHSRKRKEKEKQVFKIAKLIRHPCYWPDRLDHDLMLLQLNRRAKLNKAVKPIRLPTSVDDPKPGTVCRVAGWGKVTNESKDFSDILREVNVTIISRATCNSAKYYGNKPTITDRMICAGSEKGKTDSCRGDSGGPLICKNVMRGITSFGKKNMCGAIGAPGVYTRLTKQYVQWIKKTIGGDL, encoded by the exons ATGGGAGCTTTCTTTACCTTGTCGACCTCTGCTGCTGTCATCCTCCTAGTAATTCCTGGAG gtttatGTGTGGAAATAATTGGAGGAGATAAAGTAAAACCACACTCAAGACCGTTTATGGCCCTAATCAtaaaagaggaaacagaagttATCTGTGGAGGAGCTTTGATCAAGCCAAACTGGGTGTTAACAGCTGCCCACTGTCCTTT GGAAAAGAGCAAGGATGAAGTTGTTCTTGGAGCtcattcaagaaaaagaaaagaaaaagaaaaacaggtttttaaGATTGCAAAACTAATTCGCCATCCATGCTACTGGCCCGATCGTTTGGATCATGACCTTATGCTGCTGCAG CTTAATAGAAGAGCAAAACTTAATAAAGCTGTGAAACCCATTCGCCTGCCTACCTCAGTTGATGATCCCAAGCCAGGAACTGTTTGTAGAGTAGCAGGATGGGGAAAAGTTACAAATGAATCCAAGGACTTTTCTGATATCCTGAGGGAAGTCAACGTCACTATTATCAGCAGAGCAACTTGCAATAGTGCAAAATATTATGGGAACAAGCCTACTATAACAGACAGGATGATATGTGCAGGGTCTGAGAAAGGCAAAACGGACTCATGTCGG gGGGATTCAGGTGGACctttaatatgtaaaaatgtGATGAGAGGCATCAcctcttttgggaaaaaaaatatgtgtggTGCTATTGGTGCTCCTGGTGTCTACACTCGCCTCACAAAGCAATATGTTCAGTGGATAAAGAAAACCATAGGGGGAGACTTATAG
- the LOC116501179 gene encoding granzyme A-like, with protein MGAFFTLSTSAAVILLVIPGGLCVEIIGGDEVKPHSRPFMTLIIRNKTEVTCGGALIKPNWVLTAAHCPLDNSKDEVVLGAHSIKRKEKEKQVFKIAKLIRHPCYWPDRLDHDLMLLQLNRRAKLNKAVKPIRLPTSVDDPKPGTVCRVAGWGQTQNNLRKPSETLREVNVTIISRETCNSAKYYGNKPTITDRMICAGSEKGKRDSCRGDSGGPLICKNVMRGITSFGKKNKCGAIGAPAVYTRLTKEYVQWIKKTIGGDL; from the exons ATGGGAGCTTTCTTTACCTTGTCGACCTCTGCTGCTGTCATCCTCCTAGTAATTCCTGGAG gtttatGTGTGGAAATAATTGGAGGAGATGAAGTAAAACCACACTCAAGACCGTTTATGACCCTAAtcataagaaacaaaacagaagttacCTGTGGAGGAGCTTTGATCAAGCCAAACTGGGTGTTAACAGCTGCCCACTGTCCTTT GGATAACAGCAAGGATGAAGTTGTTCTTGGAGCTCattcaataaaaagaaaagaaaaagaaaaacaggtttttaaGATTGCAAAACTAATTCGCCATCCATGCTACTGGCCCGATCGTTTGGATCATGACCTTATGCTGCTGCAG CTTAATAGAAGAGCAAAACTTAATAAAGCTGTGAAACCCATTCGCCTGCCTACCTCAGTTGATGATCCCAAGCCAGGAACTGTTTGTAGAGTAGCAGGATGGGGACAAACTCAAAATAATCTCAGAAAGCCTTCTGAAACCCTGAGGGAAGTCAACGTCACTATCATCAGCAGAGAAACTTGCAATAGTGCAAAATATTATGGGAACAAGCCTACTATAACAGACAGGATGATATGTGCAGGGTCTGAGAAAGGCAAAAGGGACTCATGTCGG gGGGATTCAGGTGGACctttaatatgtaaaaatgtGATGAGAGGCATCAcctcttttgggaaaaaaaataagtgtggTGCCATTGGTGCCCCTGCTGTCTACACTCGCCTCACAAAGGAATATGTTCAGTGGATAAAGAAAACCATAGGGGGAGACTTATAG